In Myxococcota bacterium, one genomic interval encodes:
- a CDS encoding NAD(P)/FAD-dependent oxidoreductase — MTDRREELGFDPDALRAKYREERDKRLRTDGLGQYVEMKGQLDHFEHDPWVEPGFTREPLTDEIDVAIIGGGFSGLLTGARLRQLGVEGVRVIEKGGDFGGTWYWNRYPGLACDVESYVYLPMLEEIGTVPAEKYSRGAEIFEHCRAIAQKYDLYRDACFQTEVTEVRWDESTARWTIETNRGDRMRARFVCLANGYLQKPKLPGVPGLDSFEGKSFHTSRWDYGYTGGDADGNLEGLRDKRVGIIGTGATAVQCIPYLGESAGELFVFQRTPSSIGVRANRATDPDWWKNLEPGWQETRIDNFQTLTAGGYAEEDLVDDGWTEVVRKILNLMLGQTNPDASPEAIAEMAELADFMQMEEIRARVDSLVDDPQAAEALKPWYRQFCKRPCFHDGYLQTFNRPNVTLVDTLGQGVERITPKGVVANGALYELDCLIFATGFEVGTDFSSRSGYAVLGREGRALTDAWADGVRTLHGIHIHGFPNCFMMSIAQSGFTVNFPYTFDLQAQHIAWIIERAQGAGWKRLEVTAEAEAAWVDEIVARGGQTTEFSENCTPGYYNNEGSADARSRQGGFFFGGPTEFAERLEAWREAGEFEGIERR, encoded by the coding sequence ATGACCGACCGAAGAGAAGAGCTCGGCTTCGATCCCGACGCACTGCGCGCGAAGTACCGCGAGGAGCGCGACAAGCGGCTGCGCACCGACGGGCTCGGGCAGTACGTCGAGATGAAGGGCCAGCTCGACCACTTCGAGCACGACCCTTGGGTCGAGCCGGGCTTCACGCGCGAGCCCCTCACCGACGAGATCGACGTCGCGATCATCGGCGGTGGCTTCTCGGGGCTGCTGACCGGCGCGCGACTCCGCCAGCTCGGCGTGGAAGGCGTCCGTGTCATCGAGAAGGGCGGCGACTTCGGTGGTACCTGGTACTGGAACCGCTATCCGGGTCTGGCGTGCGATGTCGAGTCCTACGTCTACCTGCCGATGCTCGAAGAGATCGGCACGGTGCCTGCCGAGAAGTACAGCCGTGGCGCCGAGATCTTCGAGCACTGCCGCGCGATCGCCCAGAAGTACGACCTCTACCGCGACGCCTGCTTCCAGACCGAGGTGACCGAGGTCCGCTGGGACGAGAGCACGGCGCGCTGGACGATCGAGACGAACCGCGGCGATCGCATGCGCGCACGCTTCGTCTGCCTGGCGAACGGCTACCTGCAAAAGCCGAAGCTACCCGGCGTCCCCGGCTTGGACAGTTTCGAAGGCAAGAGCTTCCACACGAGCCGTTGGGACTACGGCTACACCGGCGGTGACGCGGACGGGAACCTCGAGGGTCTCCGCGACAAACGCGTCGGCATCATCGGAACGGGCGCGACCGCGGTGCAGTGCATTCCCTACCTGGGCGAGAGCGCGGGCGAACTCTTCGTGTTCCAGCGGACGCCTTCCTCGATCGGTGTGCGCGCGAACCGCGCCACCGACCCCGATTGGTGGAAGAACCTCGAACCCGGCTGGCAAGAGACGCGCATCGACAACTTCCAGACGCTGACGGCCGGCGGCTACGCCGAGGAAGACCTCGTCGACGACGGCTGGACCGAAGTGGTCCGGAAGATCCTGAACCTGATGCTCGGCCAGACGAACCCCGATGCCTCCCCCGAAGCCATCGCAGAGATGGCCGAACTCGCCGACTTCATGCAGATGGAAGAGATCCGGGCGCGCGTCGACTCCCTGGTCGACGATCCCCAGGCCGCCGAAGCGTTGAAGCCGTGGTATCGCCAGTTCTGCAAGCGACCCTGCTTCCACGACGGCTACCTGCAGACATTCAACCGCCCGAACGTCACGCTCGTCGACACACTCGGCCAAGGGGTCGAGCGCATCACGCCGAAGGGAGTCGTCGCCAACGGCGCCCTGTACGAGCTCGACTGCCTGATCTTCGCCACCGGCTTCGAGGTTGGCACGGACTTCTCGAGCCGCTCGGGCTACGCCGTCCTGGGGCGCGAAGGGCGCGCGCTCACCGACGCCTGGGCCGACGGCGTGCGCACCCTCCACGGAATCCACATCCACGGCTTCCCGAATTGCTTCATGATGAGCATCGCCCAGTCGGGGTTCACCGTGAACTTCCCCTACACCTTCGACCTCCAGGCCCAGCACATCGCTTGGATCATCGAGCGCGCCCAGGGCGCCGGCTGGAAGCGGCTCGAAGTGACCGCCGAGGCCGAGGCCGCCTGGGTGGACGAGATCGTCGCGCGCGGTGGGCAGACCACCGAGTTCTCCGAGAACTGCACGCCCGGCTACTACAACAACGAGGGCAGCGCGGATGCGCGGAGCCGTCAGGGCGGTTTCTTCTTCGGCGGCCCCACCGAGTTTGCCGAACGACTCGAGGCCTGGCGCGAGGCCGGAGAGTTCGAGGGAATCGAACGACGCTAG